One genomic region from Paraburkholderia azotifigens encodes:
- a CDS encoding GlxA family transcriptional regulator, which produces MAYASLESPMVGWVRAPERSAHYAAATRHIAILLFDGCSLLGAGIVAEVFHAANELSSSASHSWTYDVSFLSAAGGNITCSSSIRVWTDGLDARHYMGFDALFVAGGKGAHSAARDERLIAWLRRVHANTSTVRPIGEGRSLLEAACINGIQQQRDFGSYTVREERDERSSGEANDRLESMKSALMLIKRDLGIDVARNVAERLMPDAGDSLMSLLGDSTGKSPADKVRAAARWLQENCQRSISIADAAQVAAMSERNFLRRFKMEVGVTPSDYLLHARLAITCSLLTDSELPVDKIARRTGMGNGDRLAKIFRKRMKVSPTEYRMKTRREAGM; this is translated from the coding sequence ATGGCGTATGCAAGTCTGGAATCTCCGATGGTAGGTTGGGTGCGAGCGCCGGAGCGCAGCGCGCACTATGCAGCCGCCACTCGCCACATTGCAATTCTGCTGTTCGACGGTTGTTCTCTTCTTGGCGCAGGCATTGTCGCCGAGGTCTTTCATGCAGCTAACGAACTGTCCTCATCCGCCAGTCACAGCTGGACCTACGACGTGAGCTTCCTGTCGGCCGCTGGCGGCAACATCACGTGCTCGTCGTCGATCCGCGTCTGGACGGACGGACTCGATGCGCGTCATTACATGGGTTTCGATGCGCTATTCGTCGCGGGCGGTAAAGGCGCGCATTCCGCGGCCCGCGACGAACGGCTCATCGCCTGGCTGCGTCGCGTGCATGCGAACACGAGCACCGTGCGTCCTATCGGCGAAGGACGCTCGCTGCTCGAAGCCGCCTGCATCAACGGCATCCAGCAGCAACGCGACTTCGGCAGCTACACCGTGCGCGAAGAGCGCGACGAACGCAGCAGCGGCGAAGCGAACGACCGCCTCGAATCGATGAAGAGCGCGCTGATGCTGATCAAGCGCGATCTCGGTATCGACGTCGCGCGCAACGTCGCCGAACGCCTGATGCCCGACGCCGGCGACAGCCTGATGTCGCTGCTCGGCGACAGCACGGGCAAGAGTCCCGCAGACAAGGTGCGCGCCGCGGCGCGCTGGTTACAGGAGAACTGCCAGCGGTCGATCTCGATCGCGGATGCGGCCCAGGTGGCCGCGATGAGCGAACGCAATTTCCTGCGTCGCTTCAAGATGGAAGTCGGCGTCACTCCGTCCGACTACCTGCTGCACGCACGGCTCGCGATTACCTGCAGCCTGCTGACCGATTCCGAGCTGCCCGTCGACAAGATCGCGCGGCGCACGGGAATGGGCAACGGCGATCGTCTCGCCAAGATCTTCCGCAAGCGGATGAAAGTCTCGCCGACGGAATACCGGATGAAGACCCGGCGCGAAGCGGGCATGTAG
- a CDS encoding mannose-1-phosphate guanylyltransferase/mannose-6-phosphate isomerase yields MLIDQNNPTNAAAPASALPACTHIVPVILAGGSGTRLWPMSRENFPKQLIGVVGSESLLQDTVHRMEGFPAEWDVSTSPIIVCGEEHRFVIAEQLTRNACKPRLVVEPARRDTAPALTLAAALACANGDDAILVVMPSDHAIADVPALQRALEIAARHAQRGSIATLGVPPRAPETGFGYIRVGRKLDDDAREIDGFVEKPAAELAKQYLAQGSYWWNSGIFIVRASVWLATLQSLQPDMHAACLAAFVQGQSDGTTFRPAADAFTRSPADSIDYAVMERLNASAGWTSAGVVVPLDAGWSDLGSWDAVWAAQPKDENGNVARGRVMFEGAVSSYAHSDGRLVACVGTTNVVVVETADAVLVADRSRVQDVKGLVARIKAQKAPEADAHRKVRRPWGFYDSIDQGDRFQVKRIVVTPGAKLSLQLHHHRAEHWIVVRGTALVTRGDEQFLLSENESTYIPLGVRHRLENPGKVPLEIIEVQSGSYLGEDDIVRFDDTYGRCGPTN; encoded by the coding sequence ATGTTGATCGACCAGAACAATCCGACGAATGCGGCAGCACCGGCAAGCGCGTTGCCCGCCTGCACGCATATCGTGCCCGTGATTCTCGCGGGCGGATCGGGCACGCGTCTGTGGCCGATGTCGCGCGAGAATTTTCCGAAGCAGCTGATCGGGGTAGTGGGTTCGGAATCGCTGCTGCAGGACACGGTGCACCGGATGGAAGGCTTTCCGGCGGAATGGGACGTGTCGACATCGCCCATCATCGTGTGCGGCGAAGAGCACCGCTTCGTGATCGCTGAACAACTGACGCGCAATGCCTGCAAGCCGCGCCTCGTCGTCGAACCGGCACGCCGCGACACGGCGCCCGCGCTGACGCTGGCGGCCGCGCTGGCATGCGCGAACGGCGACGATGCGATTCTGGTCGTGATGCCGTCCGATCACGCGATCGCCGATGTGCCCGCCTTGCAGCGCGCGCTCGAGATCGCCGCGCGCCATGCGCAGCGCGGTTCGATCGCGACGCTCGGCGTGCCGCCGCGCGCGCCGGAAACGGGCTTCGGCTATATCCGCGTCGGCAGGAAGCTCGACGACGATGCGCGCGAGATCGACGGCTTCGTCGAAAAGCCGGCTGCCGAACTCGCGAAGCAGTACCTCGCGCAAGGCTCGTACTGGTGGAACAGCGGCATCTTCATCGTGCGCGCGAGCGTGTGGCTCGCGACGCTGCAGTCGTTGCAGCCCGACATGCACGCGGCCTGCCTCGCGGCGTTCGTGCAGGGGCAATCGGACGGCACCACGTTCCGTCCCGCAGCCGATGCGTTCACGCGCTCGCCCGCCGATTCGATCGACTACGCGGTCATGGAGCGCTTGAATGCATCGGCGGGCTGGACGTCGGCGGGCGTGGTCGTGCCGCTCGACGCAGGCTGGTCCGATCTCGGCTCGTGGGATGCCGTGTGGGCCGCGCAGCCGAAGGACGAAAACGGCAATGTCGCGCGTGGCCGCGTGATGTTCGAAGGGGCGGTGTCGAGCTATGCGCATTCGGACGGACGGCTCGTCGCCTGCGTCGGCACGACGAATGTCGTGGTCGTCGAAACGGCGGACGCCGTGCTCGTCGCCGACCGCTCGCGCGTGCAGGACGTGAAAGGGCTGGTGGCGCGTATCAAGGCGCAGAAGGCGCCCGAGGCCGACGCGCATCGCAAGGTGCGCCGCCCGTGGGGCTTCTATGACTCGATCGATCAGGGCGACCGTTTCCAGGTGAAGCGCATCGTCGTGACGCCGGGCGCGAAGCTGTCGCTGCAACTGCATCACCATCGCGCGGAGCACTGGATCGTCGTGCGCGGCACGGCCCTCGTCACGCGCGGCGACGAGCAGTTCCTGCTGAGCGAAAACGAATCGACGTATATCCCGCTCGGCGTGCGGCATCGGCTGGAGAACCCGGGCAAGGTGCCGCTCGAGATCATCGAGGTGCAGTCGGGCTCGTATCTCGGCGAAGACGACATCGTGCGCTTCGACGACACCTACGGACGCTGCGGGCCGACGAATTAG
- a CDS encoding undecaprenyl-phosphate glucose phosphotransferase, producing MRDLQDFFARVADVALILLGAVVASQIRFDEFSQRGFYDAFVLFSAAFALAMFPAFGVYASWRGRSKLALAGQVALAWLVVQGCALALMYSLHRIDIVSRLWFAYWTAMAGGLLIAWRLIAHAVLARARRAGWNLHQVAIVGSGGHCDQILRRIELQPATGFRATAVLNTHPEDSPLTNQRVTCFDSLQGFADYVRSNDVHELWLALSLTDERTIFRLVTEFRNDLVNIRFMPDVRSLALFDTSSVIELLGVPAINLVASPLSSRALFKKDLFDRVFAAAAIMGLAPLLIAIAFAVKLSSPGPVLFRQKRKGADGRVFTIYKFRSMRVHTEEAGKVSQATRGDPRITKLGAFLRRTSLDELPQFFNVLRGDMSVVGPRPHALEHDDLYQKVVAGYIHRYRIKPGITGWAQINGFRGETDRIEKMERRVAHDLYYLGHWTFWLDMRIIGATIVKGFIHTNAY from the coding sequence ATGCGGGATCTACAGGACTTTTTCGCGCGGGTCGCGGACGTGGCGCTGATACTTCTGGGCGCCGTCGTCGCATCGCAGATCCGCTTCGACGAATTCTCACAGCGCGGTTTCTACGACGCGTTCGTGCTCTTTTCCGCGGCATTTGCGCTGGCGATGTTCCCGGCGTTCGGCGTCTATGCATCGTGGCGCGGCCGCTCGAAGCTCGCGCTCGCCGGCCAGGTCGCGCTCGCGTGGCTCGTCGTGCAGGGCTGCGCGCTCGCGCTGATGTATTCGCTGCATCGCATCGATATCGTGTCGCGCCTCTGGTTCGCGTACTGGACGGCGATGGCGGGCGGCCTGCTGATCGCGTGGCGGCTGATCGCGCACGCCGTGCTCGCGCGTGCGCGCCGCGCCGGCTGGAATCTGCATCAGGTGGCGATTGTCGGCAGCGGCGGACATTGCGACCAGATTCTGCGTCGCATCGAGTTGCAGCCGGCCACGGGCTTTCGCGCAACGGCAGTATTGAATACGCATCCGGAAGATTCGCCGCTGACCAACCAGCGCGTGACGTGCTTCGATTCGCTGCAGGGTTTCGCCGACTACGTGCGCAGCAACGACGTGCACGAACTGTGGCTCGCGCTGTCGCTCACCGACGAGCGCACGATCTTCCGCCTCGTCACCGAGTTCCGCAACGACCTCGTGAACATCCGCTTCATGCCGGACGTGCGCAGCCTCGCGCTGTTCGACACCAGCAGCGTGATCGAACTGCTCGGCGTGCCGGCGATCAATCTCGTCGCGTCGCCGCTGTCGTCGCGCGCGCTGTTCAAGAAGGATCTGTTCGACCGCGTGTTCGCCGCGGCCGCGATCATGGGCCTCGCGCCGTTGCTGATCGCGATCGCGTTTGCCGTGAAGCTGTCGTCGCCGGGCCCGGTGCTGTTCCGTCAGAAGCGCAAGGGCGCCGACGGCCGCGTCTTCACGATCTACAAGTTCCGCTCGATGCGCGTGCATACCGAGGAAGCCGGCAAGGTCAGCCAGGCGACGAGGGGCGATCCGCGCATTACGAAGCTCGGCGCGTTCCTGCGCCGCACGAGTCTCGACGAATTGCCGCAGTTCTTCAACGTGCTGCGCGGCGATATGTCCGTGGTCGGGCCACGCCCCCACGCACTCGAACACGACGATCTGTATCAGAAAGTCGTGGCCGGCTATATCCATCGCTACAGGATCAAGCCGGGCATCACAGGCTGGGCGCAAATCAACGGTTTTCGCGGCGAAACCGATCGCATCGAAAAGATGGAACGACGCGTCGCGCACGATCTGTATTACCTGGGGCACTGGACGTTCTGGCTCGACATGCGAATCATCGGCGCCACGATCGTCAAGGGCTTCATTCATACCAACGCGTATTGA
- a CDS encoding polysaccharide biosynthesis/export family protein: protein MKQRFGLGIGAPLLLSVSVMLSACSIVPGQRMVSPPTLPETGGEYSSDPEQNVQIPVTDINLKLVRDMKGQTTELNQQIAGLFSTKPPTYKLGPGDVLQITVWDHPELAAALGQPAQNVNKGDPGLGFLVDADGNIQFPYAGTIHVGGKDASTVQKELYRKLSVVYSKPEVTVRVSSFRSSQVYIDGEVHAPGPAQVNDIPMSLTEAINRTGGFTPNADQSHVELTRDGHTYNINVPDLIRRGKAPTSIYLQPGDLLRVGARDEYGVYLMGEVNRPATILPMRDGRLSLAEALSQAGSVNPNTAYAKQLFVIRNSMGDKPEIYHLDATSPTSMLLANQFNLEPKDVVYVDNNGLVKFNRVLSLLLPAINAGVTAALLAK, encoded by the coding sequence ATGAAGCAGCGATTTGGATTGGGTATCGGTGCACCATTACTGCTGTCGGTTTCGGTGATGCTCTCTGCGTGCAGCATCGTACCCGGACAGCGGATGGTCTCGCCGCCCACGCTGCCCGAAACGGGCGGCGAGTACAGCAGTGATCCTGAACAGAATGTTCAGATCCCTGTGACCGACATCAATCTCAAGCTCGTGCGGGACATGAAGGGCCAGACGACGGAACTGAACCAGCAGATCGCTGGCCTCTTCAGTACCAAGCCGCCCACCTACAAGCTCGGGCCGGGCGACGTGCTGCAGATCACCGTGTGGGATCACCCGGAACTGGCGGCCGCCCTCGGCCAGCCGGCGCAGAACGTGAACAAGGGCGATCCCGGTCTCGGCTTCCTCGTGGATGCGGACGGCAACATCCAGTTCCCGTACGCGGGCACGATCCACGTGGGCGGCAAGGATGCCTCCACGGTACAGAAGGAGTTGTACCGCAAGCTGAGCGTCGTCTATTCGAAGCCCGAGGTGACAGTACGCGTGTCGTCGTTCCGTTCTTCGCAGGTCTATATCGACGGCGAGGTTCATGCGCCCGGACCCGCGCAGGTCAACGACATTCCGATGTCGCTGACGGAAGCGATCAACCGCACGGGCGGCTTCACGCCGAACGCCGATCAGAGCCACGTCGAACTCACGCGCGACGGTCACACGTACAACATCAACGTGCCTGACCTGATCCGTCGCGGCAAGGCGCCGACGTCGATCTACCTGCAGCCGGGCGACCTGCTGCGCGTCGGCGCCCGGGATGAATACGGCGTGTATCTGATGGGTGAAGTCAACCGTCCGGCGACGATCCTGCCGATGCGCGACGGGCGTCTGTCGCTTGCCGAAGCGCTGTCGCAGGCGGGCAGCGTGAATCCGAATACGGCTTACGCGAAGCAGCTCTTCGTCATCCGCAACTCGATGGGCGACAAGCCGGAGATTTATCACCTCGACGCCACGTCGCCGACTTCGATGCTCCTTGCAAACCAGTTCAACCTGGAGCCGAAGGATGTCGTCTACGTCGACAACAACGGTCTCGTGAAATTCAACCGCGTGCTGTCCCTGTTGCTGCCGGCCATCAACGCTGGCGTGACGGCGGCTCTGCTCGCGAAGTAA
- a CDS encoding polysaccharide biosynthesis tyrosine autokinase: MAINFDNRYTDVSSDEMHLTDYLQAIVANWRSIMLITLAVTALGAAYAFLATPVYRADVLFHVVDKSENNNKQDGLQPLTGMFDTKPSTAAEIELMRSRLVTEETVKQLHLDIAARPHTLPFVGGVLAPLMNGKWGIKLPPSLQMPSYAWGNESIKVSRFDTAKDMYDKDFTLIAGQNGDFVLNNPDGVAILEGHVGENVVRETPAGPITLRVDEIVGAPGTRYDLTRASTLTTVERLQKAMDIGESTLQSGVIRASLEGQNPKLTADIMNSMAREFIRQDVESRSTEAEHMLAFLDQQLPQLRKELDAAEQRYNTFRNQHGTVDLSEESRLLLQQIVDNKTKLVDLQTQRAEMSQRFTPQHPAVAALDAQIRQLQGNLSNMGKSVQTLPDTEQTALRLLRDVHVDTELYTNLLNSAQQLRIAKAGQVGDVRIVDFAEAADDPVRPKRLVVILISFGAGLFIGIVFAFVRKTLYGGVERPDELESALGVPVFAVVPRSEQQLRLQQDVMMRRRGLHVLAEQAPQDIAVEGVRNLRTSLQLSVDDKQNNVVMLTGSRPDAGKSFLSVNLSALVASTAKRTLVIDGDMRRGDVHSHFGLQHQPGLSDVLRGGDLQSSIQREVLPGLDVLTKGSLPSHPSELLMSKRFETMLEELKNQYDLIIIDTPPVLAVTDSTVIGKHVGTTLLVIRHGRHPVSELAETAKRLRNGGVNLQGVLLTDVPQAGAFIGSGYRGGYYGYESIAG, translated from the coding sequence ATGGCTATCAACTTTGACAATCGTTATACGGACGTCAGTTCGGACGAGATGCACCTGACGGATTATCTGCAAGCCATCGTCGCGAACTGGCGTTCCATCATGCTGATCACGCTGGCCGTCACGGCACTGGGCGCGGCCTACGCCTTCCTGGCGACGCCCGTCTACCGCGCGGACGTGCTGTTCCACGTGGTCGACAAGTCCGAGAACAATAACAAGCAGGACGGCCTGCAACCGCTGACGGGCATGTTCGACACGAAACCGTCGACGGCCGCCGAGATCGAGTTGATGAGGTCGCGCCTCGTGACGGAAGAGACGGTCAAGCAACTGCACCTCGACATCGCCGCGCGGCCGCATACGCTGCCTTTCGTCGGCGGGGTGCTCGCGCCGCTGATGAACGGCAAGTGGGGCATCAAGCTGCCGCCGTCGCTGCAGATGCCGAGCTACGCATGGGGCAACGAGAGCATCAAGGTGTCGCGCTTCGACACCGCGAAGGACATGTACGACAAGGACTTCACGCTGATCGCCGGCCAGAACGGCGACTTCGTGCTGAACAACCCCGACGGCGTCGCGATTCTCGAAGGCCATGTCGGCGAGAACGTCGTGCGCGAAACGCCGGCAGGCCCGATCACGCTGCGCGTCGATGAGATCGTCGGCGCACCGGGCACGCGTTATGACCTGACGCGCGCGTCCACGCTGACGACCGTCGAGCGTCTGCAGAAGGCGATGGATATCGGCGAATCGACGCTGCAGTCGGGCGTGATCCGCGCGAGCCTCGAAGGCCAGAATCCGAAGCTCACGGCCGACATCATGAACAGCATGGCGCGCGAGTTCATCCGCCAGGACGTCGAGAGCCGTTCGACGGAAGCCGAGCACATGCTGGCCTTCCTCGACCAGCAGCTGCCGCAGCTGCGCAAGGAACTCGACGCCGCCGAGCAGCGCTACAACACGTTCCGCAACCAGCACGGCACCGTCGACCTGAGCGAAGAAAGCCGTCTGCTGCTGCAGCAGATCGTCGACAACAAGACCAAGCTGGTCGACCTGCAGACGCAGCGTGCGGAGATGTCGCAGCGCTTCACGCCGCAGCACCCGGCCGTGGCCGCGCTCGATGCGCAGATCCGCCAGTTGCAGGGCAATCTGTCGAACATGGGCAAGAGCGTGCAAACGCTGCCCGACACGGAACAGACAGCGCTGCGCCTGCTGCGCGACGTGCACGTCGACACCGAGCTCTACACGAACCTGCTCAACAGCGCGCAGCAGCTGCGCATCGCCAAGGCGGGCCAGGTCGGCGACGTGCGGATCGTCGACTTCGCCGAGGCCGCCGACGACCCCGTGCGGCCGAAACGCCTGGTCGTGATCCTGATCAGCTTCGGTGCGGGTCTGTTCATCGGCATCGTGTTCGCGTTCGTGCGCAAGACGCTGTATGGCGGCGTCGAACGGCCGGACGAACTGGAATCCGCACTCGGCGTGCCCGTCTTCGCCGTGGTGCCGCGCAGCGAGCAGCAACTGCGCCTGCAGCAGGACGTGATGATGCGCCGCCGCGGCCTGCACGTGCTGGCCGAACAGGCGCCGCAGGACATCGCCGTGGAAGGCGTGCGCAACCTGCGCACCTCGCTGCAGCTGAGCGTCGACGACAAGCAGAACAACGTCGTCATGCTGACGGGTTCACGTCCCGATGCGGGCAAGTCGTTCCTGTCGGTGAATCTGTCGGCGCTCGTCGCGTCGACGGCCAAGCGCACGCTGGTGATCGACGGCGACATGCGGCGCGGCGACGTGCATTCGCACTTCGGCCTGCAGCATCAGCCGGGTCTGTCCGACGTGCTGCGCGGCGGCGATCTGCAATCGTCGATCCAGCGCGAGGTGCTCCCCGGCCTCGACGTGCTCACCAAGGGCTCGCTGCCCTCGCATCCTTCGGAGCTGCTGATGAGCAAGCGCTTCGAAACGATGCTCGAAGAACTCAAGAACCAGTACGACCTGATCATCATCGATACGCCGCCCGTGCTCGCCGTCACCGATTCGACGGTGATCGGCAAGCACGTGGGGACGACGTTGCTCGTGATTCGTCACGGTCGCCATCCCGTGAGCGAGCTCGCGGAAACCGCGAAGCGCTTGCGCAATGGCGGCGTGAATCTGCAGGGGGTGTTGCTGACCGACGTACCGCAGGCGGGCGCGTTCATCGGCTCGGGTTATCGAGGCGGCTACTACGGCTACGAGAGTATCGCAGGCTAG
- the gmd gene encoding GDP-mannose 4,6-dehydratase, with amino-acid sequence MTQKVALITGITGQDGSYLAELLIDKGYEVHGIKRRSSLFNTDRIDHLYRDVHDPDQRLQLHHGDLTDSTSLLRIMQRVEPDEVYNLAAQSHVAVSFEEPEYTANADGLGTLRLLEAIRICGFEKKTRFYQASTSELYGLVQEVPQRETTPFYPRSPYAVAKLFAYWTTVNYREAYGIYACNGILFNHESPVRGETFVTRKITRAIARIAVGLQDQLYLGNMSALRDWGHARDYVDMQWMMLQQEQPEDFVIATGVQYSVREFVQRAAAELGITVRFEGSGVHEVGIVEHVERRQRAEMRVQPGDVIVRVDPRYFRPTEVETLLGDPSKAHQKLGWQPTTSFEALVKEMVLSDYQIARRDALVTLAGFKALEHHE; translated from the coding sequence ATGACTCAGAAGGTTGCCTTGATTACCGGCATAACCGGCCAGGACGGCTCATACCTGGCCGAGCTGTTGATCGACAAGGGCTACGAGGTGCACGGCATCAAGCGTCGCTCGTCGTTGTTCAACACCGACCGGATCGACCACCTTTACCGCGATGTACACGACCCGGACCAGCGCCTGCAATTGCATCACGGCGACCTGACGGACTCGACGAGCCTGCTGCGCATCATGCAGCGCGTCGAGCCGGACGAAGTCTATAACCTCGCGGCGCAAAGCCATGTCGCCGTGTCGTTCGAGGAGCCGGAATACACGGCCAACGCGGACGGACTCGGCACGCTGCGCCTGCTCGAAGCGATCCGCATCTGCGGCTTCGAGAAGAAGACGCGCTTCTATCAGGCCTCGACCTCCGAACTCTACGGTCTCGTGCAGGAAGTGCCGCAGCGCGAAACCACGCCGTTCTATCCGCGCAGCCCATACGCCGTCGCGAAGCTATTCGCATACTGGACGACCGTCAACTACCGCGAAGCGTATGGCATCTACGCGTGCAACGGCATTCTGTTCAATCACGAATCGCCCGTGCGCGGCGAGACGTTCGTCACGCGCAAGATCACGCGCGCGATCGCGCGCATCGCGGTCGGCCTGCAGGACCAGCTGTATCTGGGCAACATGTCCGCGCTGCGCGACTGGGGCCATGCGCGCGACTACGTCGACATGCAATGGATGATGCTGCAGCAGGAACAGCCCGAAGACTTCGTGATCGCGACGGGCGTGCAGTACAGCGTGCGCGAGTTCGTGCAGCGCGCGGCGGCCGAACTGGGCATCACGGTGCGCTTCGAGGGCAGCGGCGTGCATGAAGTGGGTATCGTCGAACATGTCGAGCGGCGCCAGCGCGCCGAAATGCGCGTGCAGCCCGGCGACGTGATCGTGCGCGTCGATCCGCGCTACTTCCGCCCGACGGAAGTGGAAACGCTGCTCGGCGATCCGTCGAAGGCGCACCAGAAGCTCGGCTGGCAGCCGACCACGTCGTTCGAGGCGCTCGTGAAGGAAATGGTGCTGTCGGACTACCAGATCGCGCGACGCGATGCGCTCGTCACGCTGGCTGGCTTCAAGGCGCTGGAACATCACGAGTGA
- a CDS encoding GDP-L-fucose synthase family protein has product MDKNARIFVAGHRGMVGSALVRKLETNGYRHLVTRTHAELDLTDQAAVNRFFEREQIDVVLLAAARVGGILANATQPGEFLYENLVIETNVIHAAYRANVDRLVFFGSSCIYPKLCPQPILESYLLTSELEPTNDAYAIAKIAGLKLCDAYNREYGTRYVALMPTNLYGPNDNYDLKNSHVLPALIRKAHEARLHGDPSLTVWGSGTPRREFLHVDDLAAATLFVLENDVNTGVFNVGVGEDLSIRELAETICDVVGFEGDLQFDASKPDGTPRKLLDVSRLAAMGWRASIGLAEGIGNTYREFAARYEEKYGDKRGEKRAAPSFAMAARA; this is encoded by the coding sequence ATGGACAAGAACGCACGCATTTTCGTCGCGGGACATCGGGGGATGGTCGGCTCGGCGCTCGTGCGCAAGCTCGAGACGAACGGCTATCGCCATCTCGTCACGCGCACGCATGCCGAACTCGATCTGACCGATCAGGCGGCGGTGAACCGGTTCTTCGAGCGCGAGCAGATCGACGTCGTGCTGCTGGCGGCGGCGCGCGTCGGCGGCATTCTCGCGAACGCCACGCAGCCGGGCGAGTTTCTCTACGAGAACCTCGTGATCGAAACCAACGTGATTCACGCGGCGTATCGCGCGAACGTCGACCGGCTCGTGTTCTTCGGCTCGTCGTGCATCTATCCGAAGCTGTGTCCGCAGCCGATCCTCGAATCGTATCTGCTGACTTCGGAGCTCGAGCCGACCAACGACGCATACGCGATCGCGAAGATCGCCGGGCTGAAACTCTGCGATGCCTACAACCGCGAGTACGGCACGCGTTATGTCGCGCTGATGCCGACCAATCTCTACGGTCCGAACGACAACTACGACCTGAAGAACAGCCACGTGCTGCCCGCGCTGATCCGCAAGGCGCACGAGGCGCGCTTGCACGGCGATCCGTCGTTGACCGTGTGGGGCAGCGGCACGCCGCGCCGCGAGTTCCTGCATGTCGACGACCTCGCGGCGGCGACGCTGTTCGTCCTTGAAAACGACGTGAACACGGGCGTCTTCAATGTCGGCGTCGGCGAAGACCTGAGCATTCGCGAACTGGCCGAAACCATCTGCGACGTGGTGGGCTTCGAAGGCGATCTGCAGTTCGACGCGAGCAAGCCCGACGGCACGCCGCGCAAGCTGCTCGACGTATCGCGGCTCGCCGCGATGGGCTGGCGCGCGAGCATCGGCCTCGCGGAAGGCATCGGCAATACGTATCGCGAGTTTGCCGCGCGGTATGAGGAGAAGTACGGAGACAAGCGTGGGGAGAAACGCGCCGCGCCGTCGTTCGCGATGGCTGCGCGTGCCTGA
- a CDS encoding glycosyltransferase family 4 protein — MSASVTIFHNVVWSRHKGAVFSALHNISASGAIRYSMVQIADTEHDRIGFSDVDYSFHRYPMHKLFDGCYEDVPRWRLTLRLVWEVLKAKSDLIVLPGYHRPEYWAMLAACIVTGKRRAVFCDSTARDRPKRLITSIPKRVFFSLCDGYFGFGERSRDYLMSLGAKREKIFIPCQAAALPVTFSPERALTERTHYRAGNPNVFLYVGRLSEEKGITTLIDAFAGIAKRLQDPQLRIVGTGPLEGELRKRVTERGLDGAITFVGSLQDEPLSREYYGATCMVLPSRSEPWGLVVNESLAHGCPVVVSESCGCVPELVHDGESGYAFTAGDVAGLQRTLLKATEAFADAEASAHRCMDVIRRFDPPSAAANIARGCALMLGA; from the coding sequence ATGAGCGCGTCAGTCACGATCTTCCACAACGTAGTGTGGTCACGGCACAAGGGCGCCGTGTTCTCCGCGCTGCACAACATCTCGGCGTCGGGAGCGATCCGCTACTCGATGGTGCAGATCGCGGACACGGAACATGATCGGATCGGTTTCTCGGATGTCGACTACTCGTTCCATCGTTATCCGATGCACAAGCTGTTCGACGGCTGCTACGAGGACGTGCCGCGCTGGCGCCTGACGTTGCGCCTCGTGTGGGAAGTGCTGAAAGCGAAGTCGGATCTGATCGTGCTGCCCGGCTATCACCGCCCCGAGTACTGGGCGATGCTCGCCGCGTGCATCGTGACAGGCAAGCGGCGTGCCGTGTTCTGCGATTCGACGGCGCGCGACCGCCCGAAGCGGCTCATCACGTCGATTCCCAAGCGCGTGTTTTTCTCGCTGTGCGACGGTTACTTCGGTTTCGGCGAGCGCAGCCGCGACTATCTGATGTCGCTCGGCGCGAAGCGCGAGAAGATTTTCATTCCCTGCCAGGCGGCCGCGCTGCCCGTCACGTTCTCGCCCGAGCGCGCGCTCACCGAGCGGACGCACTATCGCGCGGGCAATCCGAACGTGTTCCTGTACGTGGGGCGGCTGTCGGAAGAGAAGGGCATCACGACGCTGATCGACGCGTTCGCCGGGATTGCGAAGCGCCTGCAGGACCCGCAGCTGCGCATCGTCGGCACGGGGCCGCTCGAAGGCGAGTTGCGCAAGCGCGTGACGGAGCGGGGTCTCGACGGCGCGATCACCTTCGTCGGCAGCCTGCAGGACGAACCGCTTTCGCGCGAATACTACGGTGCGACCTGCATGGTGCTGCCAAGCCGCAGCGAACCATGGGGACTCGTCGTCAACGAGTCGCTCGCGCACGGCTGTCCCGTCGTCGTCAGCGAGAGCTGCGGCTGCGTGCCCGAACTCGTGCACGACGGCGAGAGCGGCTATGCATTTACGGCGGGCGACGTAGCCGGCCTGCAGCGCACGCTGCTGAAGGCCACGGAAGCCTTTGCCGATGCCGAGGCGTCGGCGCATCGCTGCATGGACGTGATACGGCGTTTCGATCCGCCGTCAGCGGCGGCCAACATCGCGCGCGGCTGCGCGCTGATGCTGGGCGCGTGA